Below is a window of Spirochaetota bacterium DNA.
TGGATATTACTCCATGTATACCATGTTAATGCCATTGGCCCGTTCTATGAACTATCCAATAACTCTATTTGTATATATAGACACCATTACGCAGGGTGGGTCAAAAAGTTTGACGTGGAAAATGTTACATATACTGCAGAAAAATAATATTGATATACAATGCCATTCTCATAGTCATGCAGATTTAGTAAAACTATATAACCAGGGAACAATTGATAGCAGATATGCATTGTACAGGGAAATTTACCTTTCCAGAAAGGTTTTGGAATTATATCTCAATAAAAAAATTGTTTATTTTGCATTTCCGTATGGTAGGTATTCGGCTGAATTAACGGAGTTATGCAAAGATGCAGGCTATAAACGGGTTTTCTCTACTGATTATGGCCCCAATATAGTTACAAGAGATAATTTTTGTTTACGAAGGCACCATGTTAAAAGCAGTTATTCAGATGAAAAAGTTTTATCGTTAGCATGGTAAAAAAATTGTTGACAATTATTTATTAAAATTAAAGCTATAATAAGGTTACTGTTTGCTTATAAATAAGAAAACTTCTAAAACTTTTTTTGAATGTTTCCTTGTGGGCACAATGTAATAGAATAAAACTGCTTTCTATTATATGAATAATTGTGGAAGAAAGCATTATTGAGAGGTGCCCATAATTTTCTATACATATAATCTCTATAGTAAGCCAACCCCACGAGTGGTTGTTATAAAAAATGATATGTACAGGATTGATCTGTTATGGGTACAA
It encodes the following:
- a CDS encoding polysaccharide deacetylase family protein, translating into MIKIDNLLIGISFISVLVVSLYIGVVYKTDTYIEIEKEVYRAIVHSNITRLHKVPILLYHNIDGKGPYSLPFDKLKNQFIQLQNNGIKVISLQQLESHIDEHNPFGEKVISITFDDGYYSMYTMLMPLARSMNYPITLFVYIDTITQGGSKSLTWKMLHILQKNNIDIQCHSHSHADLVKLYNQGTIDSRYALYREIYLSRKVLELYLNKKIVYFAFPYGRYSAELTELCKDAGYKRVFSTDYGPNIVTRDNFCLRRHHVKSSYSDEKVLSLAW